The following proteins come from a genomic window of Alosa sapidissima isolate fAloSap1 chromosome 20, fAloSap1.pri, whole genome shotgun sequence:
- the hdx gene encoding highly divergent homeobox, whose translation MEAWQEKRSIQTMNLRSVFTPEQQRILERYYDNGMTNQSKSCFQLILQCAQETKLDFSVVRTWVGNKRRKLASKADQNGQPHSLSNHALAGGAGGAGPLGVLSAELAAARGIQRGPSVAHLLPPTSCPSSSSSPSSCSPHSSGGGSGGGGGVGGSSSSSNNNNNNDVIVTGIYSIGRGSGMASSRLDGTASHARSAASSSKSPLASSSSHRLDTDSHPSHARALPVRTDPSALHSRVSIALPHGKSPQVQQPSPSNSLLYGQARKSFLSRDPTTAAAAAVAASIPRSWAKQYGTTQPQPWALGTSQPQVLSLPSAPSAPSLQTPPRSSADPSVRIQQVFTLAGLAEAQQRLAMGMVPPRPPDPLETFSIAMETGNADDEYSREEELASMGAQMQIRRVRGNSSSSSSSSAGEGGSGGGVAAAAVAGTSSWMDGQGGGRGSPSVGGRTQVSVALNTPNSDLFGEKGCQTQSSYLAGSGGWGGFPLRLLSHGSPLGMANLKQIPGNAAAPWLISNSRKRTLQDRTQFSDKDLYALKRYWDNGMTSLGSVCREKISAASTELSVDSEIIKTWIGNRRRKYRLMGIEIPPPKGGPPTLPKQSITDPPSPLTPEGPEPKTPEVGEGSEHNDEVSVCLSEDGTSDPYQRESDTGQEDLITGGQAENVKIEIIDDDEDDDDGDIMTSDMEQMHSLLEFKHEEVQFLENELENQKQRYFELKSFTRSLLSAVKNNDKERQQELLASLPQLTDDDWEKSPEREEEPSAEEDMMTTTTTSAAPPESSVSEEDGATEGHTYT comes from the exons ATGGAAGCATGGCAGGAGAAACGGAGCATTCAGACG ATGAACCTGCGTTCTGTGTTCACCCCTGAACAACAGCGGATCCTGGAGCGGTACTATGACAATGGCATGACCAATCAGAGCAAGAGCTGCTTCCAACTCATCTTGCAATGTGCCCAGGAGACAAAGCTGGACTTCAGCGTCGTCAGA ACTTGGGTGGGAAACAAAAGGCGAAAGTTGGCATCAAAGGCCGACCAGAACGGCCAGCCACACAGTCTGTCCAATCACGCGCTGGCCGGCGGCGCAGGAGGGGCGGGTCCTCTGGGGGTGCTGAGTGCCGAGCTGGCGGCGGCCCGGGGCATCCAGCGCGGCCCGTCCGTGGCCCACCTTCTTCCTCCCACTTCCTGTCCCTCGTCTTCCTCGTcgccctcctcctgctctcctcacAGCAGTGGCGGTGGCagcggaggaggtggaggggtcggcggtagcagcagcagtagcaacaataacaataacaacgaCGTCATCGTCACTGGTATTTATTCCATCGGGCGAGGTTCGGGCATGGCCTCGTCCCGCCTCGATGGCACTGCCTCCCACGCCCGGTCCGCCGCCTCTTCTTCGAAAAGCCCGCTCGCTTCATCTTCCTCGCACAGGCTCGACACGGACTCGCACCCCTCGCATGCTCGCGCGCTGCCCGTGCGCACGGACCCCTCGGCGCTCCACTCGCGGGTGTCCATCGCACTGCCCCACGGCAAGTCCCCGCAGGTGCAGCAGCCCTCGCCCTCCAACTCGCTCCTCTACGGCCAGGCCAGGAAGTCCTTCCTGTCCAGAGACCCCAcgacggcggcggcggcggccgtGGCCGCCAGTATCCCCCGCTCCTGGGCCAAGCAGTATGGGACGACCCAGCCGCAGCCCTGGGCCCTCGGCACCTCCCAGCCCCAGGTCCTCTCGCTCCCCTCGGCCCCCTCGGCGCCGTCGCTCCAGACACCCCCGCGCAGCTCCGCGGACCCCAGCGTCCGCATCCAGCAGGTGTTCACCCTGGCGGGGCTGGCCGAGGCGCAGCAGAGGCTGGCGATGGGGATGGT GCCCCCGCGACCTCCCGACCCCTTGGAGACCTTCTCCATCGCCATGGAGACGGGCAACGCGGACGACGAGTACTCGCGCGAGGAGGAGCTGGCCAGCATGGGTGCCCAGATGCAGATCAGACGGGTGCggggcaacagcagcagcagcagcagcagttcgGCCGGCGAGGGGGGCAGCGGAGGAGGagtggcggcagcagcagtggcagggACCTCGTCCTGGATGGACGGGCAAGGAGGTGGGAGGGGGTCCCCCAGCGTTGGTGGCAGGACCCAGGTGTCCGTGGCCCTCAACACCCCCAACTCGGACCTGTTTGGGGAGAAGGGGTGCCAGACGCAGAGCTCGTACCTGGCCGGCTCAGGGGGCTGGGGGGGATTCCCACTCAGGCTGCTCTCACATGGCTCTCCTCTAGGGATGGCCAACCTCAAG CAGATACCAGGCAATGCAGCAGCACCTTGGCTCATCAGTAATTCTCGTAAGCGAACA CTGCAGGACCGGACCCAGTTTAGCGATAAGGACCTGTACGCTCTGAAGCGGTACTGGGACAACGGCATGACCAGCCTGGGCTCCGTGTGTCGGGAGAAGATCTCTGCCGCCTCCACGGAACTCAGCGTGGACAGTGAGATCATCAAG ACCTGGATTGGCAATCGACGCAGGAAGTACCGTCTGATGGGCATTGAGATTCCACCACCCAAAGGGGGTCCTCCCACACTCCCCAAACAGTCCATCACGgatcccccctctcccctcaccCCCGAGGGTCCTGAGCCCAAGACCCCTGAGGTGGGCGAGGGCAGCGAACATAATGACGAGGTGTCCGTCTGTCTTTCAGAAG ATGGTACGAGTGACCCCTACCAGAGGGAGAGTGACACGGGCCAGGAAGACTTGATCACCGGTGGACAAGCAGAGAATGTG AAGATTGAAATAATCGACGACGATGAGGATGATGACGATGGTGACATAATGACCTCAGACATGGAACAGATGCATAGTCTACTGGAGTTCAAG CACGAAGAGGTGCAGTTCCTGGAGAACGAGCTAGAGAACcaaaaacagaggtactttgaGCTGAAAAGCTTCACCAGGAGCCTACTGAGTGCCGTGAAGAACAACGACAAGGaaagacagcag GAGCTGTTAGCCAGTCTACCTCAGCTCACAGACGATGACTGGGAGAAAAGTCCAGAAAGGGAGGAGGAGCCCAGCGCAGAAGAGGACATGATGACGACAACGACGACGAGTGCTGCCCCACCTGAGTCCTCTGTATCAGAGGAGGATGGGGCCACTGAgggacacacatatacataa